The Brassica oleracea var. oleracea cultivar TO1000 chromosome C6, BOL, whole genome shotgun sequence genome includes a region encoding these proteins:
- the LOC106298924 gene encoding myb-related protein Zm1, which produces MGKGRAPCCDKTKVKRGPWSPEEDLKLISFIQKFGHENWRSLPKQSGLLRCGKSCRLRWINYLRPDVKRGNFSAEEEEMIIKLHQSYGNKWSKIASKLPGRTDNEIKNVWHTHLKKRLVKSSASPDEPASPCSSDKTQAEDCLNIKTTHDSTTSGSSGGSNNSNQEDDPNMGLMFEYSQFNDIIEEVDKPDLLEIPFDSDLDIWSFLDGPNENSSVSRGEEECDEDEVKKWLKHLENELGLEEEDNHQHHKEGAQDKDSSLLKTYELMIH; this is translated from the exons ATGGGAAAAGGAAGAGCACCTTGTTGTGACAAGACCAAAGTGAAGAGAGGCCCATGGAGCCCAGAAGAAGACTTGAAACTCATCTCTTTCATTCAGAAGTTTGGTCATGAGAACTGGAGATCTCTCCCCAAACAATCTG GTTTATTGAGGTGTGGGAAGAGTTGCCGTCTAAGATGGATTAACTACCTCAGACCAGATGTGAAACGAGGTAACTTTAGTGCAGAGGAAGAAGAAATGATCATCAAGCTTCACCAGAGCTATGGAAACAA GTGGTCGAAAATCGCTTCTAAACTTCCAGGACGTACAGATAATGAGATCAAGAATGTGTGGCATACACATCTAAAGAAAAGACTGGTTAAGAGTTCAGCAAGTCCAGATGAACCGGCCTCTCCTTGTTCTAGTGATAAGACTCAAGCAGAAGACTGTTTGAACATAAAGACAACTCATGATTCTACTACTTCAGGGTCTTCTGGTGGTTCCAACAATTCAAACCAAGAAGATGATCCAAATATGGGTCTTATGTTTGAGTATAGCCAGTTTAATGATATTATAGAAGAGGTAGATAAGCCCGACCTACTGGAGATCCCCTTTGACTCAGATCTTGACATCTGGAGTTTCTTAGATGGTCCAAACGAGAACAGTTCAGTTTCAAGGGGAGAAGAAGAGTGTGATGAGGATGAAGTCAAGAAATGGTTGAAGCACTTGGAAAATGAACTGGGATTAGAAGAAGAAGATAATCATCAACATCATAAAGAGGGAGCACAAGACAAAGATTCATCACTCTTGAAGACGTACGAGCTCATGATACATTAA
- the LOC106298604 gene encoding protein PXR1, with protein sequence MGSERSSMEKKKRSRARSEDPSSSSENEERVKRHRGTEKDDERRSRRSEKKKKEKKSHKHHRSSSSKKSKDDKHKKKDAEGDHKLKEGIPELTSEDYFSKNNEFATWLKEKKRTYFNDLTTESARELFSRFVKAWNRGKLESRYYEGISTAPRTAHNWKIKQK encoded by the exons ATGGGAAGCGAACGGAGCTCGATGGAGAAGAAGAAGAGAAGCAGAGCAAGGAGCGAAGATCCTTCGTCTTCTTCCGAGA ACGAAGAGAGAGTTAAGAGGCATAGAGGAACAGAGAAAGATGATGAGAGGAGAAGCAGGAGAAGTGAGAAGAAGAAGAAGGAGAAGAAATCTCACAAGCACCACCGATCAAGTTCAT CAAAGAAGTCGAAGGATGATAAGCACAAAAAGAAAGACGCAGAAGGTGACCACAAGCTA AAAGAGGGGATCCCAGAGCTAACAAGTGAGGACTACTTCTCTAAGAACAACGAGTTTGCCACATGGCTGAAAGAGAAGAAGCGCACTTACTTCAATGATCTCACGACCGAGTCCGCACGGGAGTTGTTTTCTCGCTTTGTCAAGGCATGGAACAGAGGGAAGCTCGAGTCCCGATACTACGAGGGAATCTCCACTGCTCCACGAACAGCTCACAACTGGAAGATCAAGCAGAAGTGA